TAGCAGCAGAGACTTCATTATTTGAAATATATCAAGGAAGAAATTTAACATTTGAATACCAACGTTGTGTATCGCGGTTACAAGAAATGCAAAGTGAAAAATATTTATGTTTACCACACTTAAATTAACATTTAATTTTTATAAAAAATCGAATTTTAGTAGGTTTTTTTTAATAATTATATTAATATCCCATCATTAATAAATAAATTAATGTAAAAGATTTGAATTTTTCATTTAAACATTTAAAATATTAGTTATACATAACTTTTTTTAATTTTCGGATTTAATTTTTTAATGAAAACTTTTACAGTTAAAACAGAAAGCATACAACACAATTGGTATATTGTGGATGCAACGGATAAAATTTTAGGTCGCTTAGCAACTCAATTGGCTCTTCGTCTACGTGGTAAACACAAGGCGGAATATAGTATGCATGTTGATATTGGTGACTATATCATAGTTCTAAATGCAGAGAAGATTGCTGTAACCGGTAAAAAGCGTAACTACAAAATGTATTTTCATCATACTGGGTATATCGGTGGTATTAAAAAAGCAACTTTTCAAGAAATGATTTCACGTCAACCAACGTATGTTATTAAAAATGCTGTAAAAGGTATGCTACCAAAAGGACCTCTAGGACGTGCTATGTACCGTAAGTTAAAAGTGTATACAGGTAATCAACATAACCATATAGCACAGCAACCTCAACTTATTGACATTTAATTTAGGCTTATGTAATGACTGATAATCAAGATTATGGAACTGGTCGACGTAAAAGTTCATCTGCTCGAGTATTTATTAAATTGGGTAGTGGTAATATTATAATTAATAATCGTTCATTAGAACACTATTTTGGACGTGAAACTGCACGTATGGTTATACGTCAACCACTTGAATTAGTTAATATGATTGATAAATTTGATCTTTATGTAACAGTTAAAGGTGGTGGAATATCTGGCCAAGCTGGTGCTATTCGTCATGGTATTGCTCGTGCTTTGATAAAGTATGATAGTACTTGGCGTTCAGAACTTCATAGAGAGGGGTTCATAACTCGTGATGCGCGTCGTGTTGAACGTAAAAAAATTGGGTTACGTAAAGCACGTCGTCGTCCACAATTTTCTAAGCGTTAATTTTTTAATAATAATTAAAATAAAAATATATAATAAACGTTACTTTAAAACATTATTAGTAAATGAGAGATGAGAGATTATATAATTCTTTATTCATAATTTTTTGGAGGTGTTCATAGCTGTCGCTATCAATAAATGTACGGTAATGACGTTATTTTTAATTTCGACTGATATTTTTGGTTATCAGGTATATATTTTACTGACTGAAAAAGAGATGAATGTGGAAATTGAATAAATTGAAATTGATCAATTATACAAGATTTTATTGTACAGGATTTTATTGATATTAATCGGTATTATAGTGTACCAACATTAATAGTTTGTGACCTTACTTTTTATGAGTTACGTATTATAATGAAATATTTATATGAGTGGTTTCTTCATCCTCTATTGATGTCTGTATATCTAGTTACAAGTAGTGCAACTCTTTTAATAATACATCGTATCGATCAATACTAGTATAATTTAATGAATACTATCAAAAATAAAACTGATGGAGCATTTGATAGAACTCATAAACAATCAAAAAATAAATTATTAGTTATTGCGTTGCTCTTTTCACGCATGTTATTTTTTATGCGTGAAGAATTTAGCATTTTAGATTACTATTTAGCTCTTTTATTATGGCGGTTGCCATATACGAGTAATATTGAACTTAATTGAACTTATAAGAATAGGTTCTAGGCATCTAAAGACTATATAACACGTTGTTTTTAAGTGTGATTATTTTATTGTTTAACTTACAGAAGCAGAACGGGAAATATACTTATAATCTTAGGAGTAATAATAATGATATCACTAATATCTTTACGTCCATATCTACTAAGAGCTTTTTATAATTGGTTATTAGATAATCACTTAACTCCATATATTTTAGTTAACAGTAATATGCCAAATGTACAAGTACCATTAGAACATGAGCGTGGTGGTCAAATAATACTAAATATTTCTCCAACTGCTATACACAGTTTTAATTTAACTAACGATAAAGTATGCTTTAATGCTAGGTTTAATGGTTTATTGCGTCATGTTTCTTTGCCTATATTAGCTATAGTCTCTATTTATTCTTGTGAAAATGGTATAGGAATTATTTTTGAACCAGAAATATTCGTTAATAATCCTCAATCAAAGAATATTAAAAATAAAAATAAATTTATTAATACTATTGAAAGTATTAATGGTAATTTTTCTCAAAATATAAAAAAAGATGATGATACCTCATTAACTATAAAGCCATTACAAAGTAATAAACGTACTATATTACGTTTAGTTAAATAATATAAAGTTTTTATATTTAACTAATAATTTGTATTATTTGTTTTAATAAACATTTTAAATATGATTTATATTTATTTATTAAAAATATTTAATACTATATTTATAATTTTAGTTTTTCTAAAGTTCTATGACGAGATTGTACATTTTTACCATGTGCGTTAAAATATTTCACTAATTGTTCTACAATATATACTGAACGGTGTTTACCTCCTGTGCAGCCAATAGCTACTGTAAGA
This genomic stretch from Pantoea sp. Aalb harbors:
- the rplM gene encoding 50S ribosomal protein L13, coding for MKTFTVKTESIQHNWYIVDATDKILGRLATQLALRLRGKHKAEYSMHVDIGDYIIVLNAEKIAVTGKKRNYKMYFHHTGYIGGIKKATFQEMISRQPTYVIKNAVKGMLPKGPLGRAMYRKLKVYTGNQHNHIAQQPQLIDI
- the rpsI gene encoding 30S ribosomal protein S9, giving the protein MTDNQDYGTGRRKSSSARVFIKLGSGNIIINNRSLEHYFGRETARMVIRQPLELVNMIDKFDLYVTVKGGGISGQAGAIRHGIARALIKYDSTWRSELHREGFITRDARRVERKKIGLRKARRRPQFSKR
- a CDS encoding ClpXP protease specificity-enhancing factor — protein: MISLISLRPYLLRAFYNWLLDNHLTPYILVNSNMPNVQVPLEHERGGQIILNISPTAIHSFNLTNDKVCFNARFNGLLRHVSLPILAIVSIYSCENGIGIIFEPEIFVNNPQSKNIKNKNKFINTIESINGNFSQNIKKDDDTSLTIKPLQSNKRTILRLVK